The Hyphomonadaceae bacterium ML37 genome includes a region encoding these proteins:
- a CDS encoding CpaD family pilus assembly protein produces MAIKHLCLALAGAALLAACSAHAPQPLPQATAAPETVRVEMAYDMRDNGLTWRQLDLIASVAAEYKARGHGPLVISYPQDSHGSDAAIGVIADARAQLFAHGLDWRAIGGGAYDAGGRPGAPIIFSFNRYRAVAPACDRSWPDLTHARPGEAWPQFGCATATNLAVQVADPRDLLTAGTLDPSDGARRAAVLERYRQGLPTSSQRTADESGTVSTAVGD; encoded by the coding sequence ATGGCTATCAAGCATCTGTGTCTGGCCCTGGCTGGCGCCGCGCTGCTGGCGGCCTGCTCGGCCCACGCGCCCCAACCCCTGCCGCAGGCGACCGCCGCGCCCGAAACCGTGCGCGTGGAGATGGCTTATGACATGCGCGATAACGGCCTGACCTGGCGTCAGCTCGATCTGATTGCGTCGGTGGCCGCCGAGTACAAGGCACGCGGCCATGGGCCGCTGGTGATTTCCTATCCCCAGGATTCTCACGGCTCGGATGCGGCCATTGGCGTCATCGCCGATGCACGCGCCCAGCTCTTCGCCCACGGTCTGGACTGGCGCGCCATTGGCGGCGGCGCCTATGACGCCGGCGGCCGCCCCGGAGCGCCGATCATTTTCTCGTTCAACCGCTACCGCGCAGTTGCGCCGGCCTGCGACCGCAGCTGGCCAGACCTGACCCATGCCCGCCCTGGCGAGGCCTGGCCGCAATTTGGCTGCGCCACCGCAACGAATCTGGCCGTCCAGGTGGCCGATCCGCGCGATCTGCTGACGGCCGGGACGCTGGACCCGTCCGACGGCGCGCGCCGCGCCGCGGTTCTGGAGCGCTATCGTCAGGGCCTGCCGACATCCAGCCAGCGCACGGCGGATGAGAGCGGTACCGTGTCCACTGCCGTGGGCGATTAG